From Skermanella sp. TT6, a single genomic window includes:
- the flgG gene encoding flagellar basal-body rod protein FlgG: MRSLSIGTTGMLAQQLNVETISNNIANMTTTGFKRQRAEFQDLLYQNQRRVGSTSSDAGTIVPSGVQIGAGVKAAAVYRINEQGNLSVTDNALDLAVNGQGYFQITLPDGDTAYTRAGSFQINAEGTVVTADGYTVQPGIVVPADAVDITVNGSGEVQVKLDGQIQPQVVGQIQLAVFPNEAGLEAIGSNLLLATPASGDAVPGNPSAPGYGRLVQGALETSNVNIVAEITNLITAQRAYEMNSKVISTTDQMMNTTSQLR, encoded by the coding sequence ATGCGTAGCCTGAGCATCGGCACCACCGGCATGCTGGCCCAGCAGCTGAACGTCGAGACCATCTCGAACAACATCGCGAACATGACGACGACCGGCTTCAAGCGCCAGCGCGCCGAGTTCCAGGACCTGCTGTACCAGAACCAGCGCCGGGTCGGCTCGACCTCGTCGGACGCCGGCACGATCGTTCCCTCGGGCGTCCAGATCGGCGCGGGCGTCAAGGCCGCCGCCGTCTACCGGATCAACGAGCAGGGCAACCTGTCGGTCACCGACAACGCGCTGGACCTGGCGGTGAACGGCCAGGGTTATTTCCAGATCACCCTGCCCGACGGCGACACCGCCTATACCCGCGCCGGCTCGTTCCAGATCAACGCCGAGGGCACCGTGGTGACGGCCGACGGCTATACCGTGCAGCCCGGCATCGTCGTCCCGGCCGACGCCGTGGACATCACGGTCAACGGCAGCGGCGAGGTCCAGGTCAAGCTGGACGGCCAGATCCAGCCCCAGGTGGTCGGCCAGATCCAGCTCGCCGTGTTCCCCAACGAGGCCGGCCTGGAGGCGATCGGCAGCAACCTGCTGCTGGCGACCCCGGCGTCGGGCGACGCCGTCCCCGGCAACCCCTCGGCCCCCGGCTACGGCCGGCTGGTCCAGGGCGCCCTGGAGACCAGCAACGTCAACATCGTGGCCGAGATCACCAACCTGATCACCGCGCAGCGCGCCTACGAGATGAACTCGAAGGTGATCAGCACGACCGACCAGATGATGAACACCACCAGCCAGCTGCGCTGA
- the flgA gene encoding flagellar basal body P-ring formation chaperone FlgA, with product MNKLSLIALSASLSAALSLAAALPADSATLRTDATIEGDTVLLGDLFDDVGDKAGQPVGRAPAPGRRATYDAGFLVRLASYHQLGWRPASQYDRVVLTRGSTIVDAERVRDAVAQELAGRSEADRLDVDLDNKLLELHLPSGQPATLKLESVTYDQVQGRFSAVVVAPAEGPEQGRTAISGRAAAIVEVPVLTRRIKPGEIITASDIGYTEVRMNRIGAELLRDADDLVGQTPRRQISANTPVRARDLQQPQVVAKGALVTMVLQHKSMMLTAQGKALEGGSDGAVIRVVNTMSNRTVEAVVVGPNQVTVARPGAAILN from the coding sequence ATGAACAAGCTTTCCCTGATCGCCCTGTCCGCCTCCCTCTCCGCCGCGCTGTCCCTCGCCGCCGCCCTGCCGGCCGACTCCGCGACCCTGCGGACCGACGCCACCATCGAGGGCGACACCGTCCTCCTGGGCGACCTGTTCGACGACGTCGGCGACAAGGCCGGGCAGCCGGTCGGCCGCGCCCCGGCGCCGGGCCGCCGCGCCACCTACGACGCCGGCTTCCTGGTGCGGCTCGCCTCCTACCACCAGCTGGGCTGGCGCCCGGCCAGCCAATACGACCGGGTGGTGCTGACCCGCGGCAGCACGATCGTCGACGCCGAACGGGTCCGCGACGCGGTGGCGCAGGAGCTGGCCGGCCGGTCGGAAGCCGACCGGCTCGACGTCGACCTGGACAACAAGCTGCTGGAATTGCACCTGCCGAGCGGCCAGCCGGCGACGCTCAAGCTCGAATCCGTGACCTACGACCAAGTCCAGGGCCGCTTCAGCGCCGTCGTCGTCGCTCCCGCCGAAGGGCCGGAACAGGGTCGCACCGCCATCTCCGGCCGTGCCGCCGCCATCGTCGAGGTGCCGGTCCTGACCCGCCGGATCAAGCCGGGGGAAATCATCACCGCTTCCGACATCGGCTACACCGAGGTGCGGATGAACCGGATCGGCGCCGAGCTGCTCCGCGATGCCGACGATTTGGTCGGCCAGACCCCGCGCCGGCAGATCTCCGCCAACACCCCCGTCCGGGCCCGCGACCTGCAGCAGCCGCAGGTCGTCGCCAAGGGCGCGCTGGTCACCATGGTGCTCCAGCACAAGTCGATGATGCTGACCGCCCAGGGCAAGGCCCTGGAGGGTGGATCCGACGGGGCGGTGATCCGCGTCGTCAACACCATGAGCAACCGCACCGTCGAGGCGGTCGTCGTCGGCCCCAACCAGGTGACCGTCGCCAGGCCCGGCGCCGCCATCCTGAACTGA
- the flgH gene encoding flagellar basal body L-ring protein FlgH — MSTFARIALIAAAAASLSACNATSRLSEVGSAPALSQIENPNRAPGFVPVSLPMPAPQTGVREANSLWRSGARAFFKDQRASRVGDILTVTININDQAQMNNQTTRTRANSENAGMPEIFGFDLNKVLPGTSAAKALLEGKLEGNSTQYEPGGRENLLGLSSDTSNKGTGQINRRETITLQVAALITDVLPNGNLVLQGRQEVRVNFEVRELLLAGVIRPEDISSANSISYEKIAEARISYGGRGQITDVQQPRYGQQIFDIIMPF, encoded by the coding sequence ATGTCGACCTTCGCCCGCATCGCCCTGATCGCCGCCGCCGCCGCTTCGCTCTCCGCCTGCAACGCCACGAGCCGCCTGTCCGAAGTGGGCAGCGCGCCGGCCCTGTCGCAGATCGAGAACCCGAACCGCGCTCCCGGCTTCGTCCCGGTCAGCCTGCCGATGCCGGCGCCGCAGACCGGCGTGCGCGAGGCCAACTCGCTGTGGCGCTCGGGCGCCCGGGCCTTCTTCAAGGACCAGCGGGCGAGCCGGGTCGGCGACATCCTGACCGTGACGATCAACATCAACGATCAGGCCCAGATGAACAACCAGACCACCCGGACCCGGGCCAACAGCGAGAACGCCGGCATGCCGGAGATCTTCGGCTTCGACCTGAACAAGGTCCTGCCCGGCACCAGCGCCGCCAAGGCGCTGCTGGAAGGCAAGCTGGAGGGCAATTCGACCCAGTACGAGCCGGGCGGGCGCGAGAACCTGCTGGGCCTGTCCAGCGACACCAGCAACAAGGGCACCGGCCAGATCAACCGCCGGGAGACGATCACCCTGCAGGTCGCGGCGCTGATCACCGACGTGCTGCCCAACGGCAACCTGGTGCTCCAGGGCCGCCAGGAGGTCCGGGTGAACTTCGAGGTGCGCGAACTGCTGCTGGCCGGCGTGATCCGGCCGGAGGACATCAGCTCCGCCAACTCGATCAGCTACGAGAAGATCGCCGAGGCCCGGATCTCCTACGGCGGCCGCGGCCAGATCACCGACGTCCAGCAGCCCCGCTACGGCCAGCAGATCTTCGACATCATCATGCCGTTCTGA
- the flgF gene encoding flagellar basal-body rod protein FlgF, with amino-acid sequence MENPIYIALSRQDALRRQMDVVANNLANMTTPAYKNQRMMFLEYLAKPAATPVEKISMVQDYGVLRNTAVGPISSTGNPLDVALQGDGYLTVETRDGQRFTRNGRLQLDLDRQIVDTNGLPVLNEQDLPMTVPQNSGPVTIAADGTVSSDQGQIGRIKLVRFEREQFMTELGGGIYTTDEPPLPAPGTKIVQGAVEESNVQSVVEMTQMIEISRQYANNQKIIDAEHERQRNAITKLSRLS; translated from the coding sequence ATGGAAAACCCCATCTACATCGCCCTGTCGCGTCAGGACGCGCTGCGCCGGCAGATGGACGTGGTCGCCAACAACCTCGCCAACATGACGACGCCGGCCTACAAGAACCAGCGCATGATGTTCCTGGAATACCTGGCGAAGCCGGCGGCCACCCCGGTCGAGAAGATCTCCATGGTGCAGGACTACGGCGTCCTGCGGAACACCGCGGTGGGCCCGATCAGCTCCACCGGCAACCCCCTCGACGTGGCGCTCCAGGGCGACGGCTACCTGACGGTCGAGACGCGCGACGGCCAGCGGTTCACCCGCAACGGCCGCCTGCAGCTCGACCTGGACCGCCAGATCGTCGACACCAACGGCCTGCCGGTGCTGAACGAGCAGGACCTGCCGATGACCGTGCCGCAGAATTCCGGCCCGGTCACCATCGCGGCGGACGGCACGGTGTCGTCCGACCAGGGCCAGATCGGCCGCATCAAGCTGGTCCGGTTCGAGCGCGAGCAGTTCATGACCGAGCTGGGCGGCGGGATCTACACCACCGACGAGCCGCCCCTGCCCGCCCCCGGGACCAAGATCGTCCAGGGCGCGGTCGAGGAATCCAACGTCCAGTCCGTCGTCGAGATGACCCAGATGATCGAGATCTCGCGCCAGTACGCGAACAACCAGAAGATCATCGATGCCGAGCACGAACGGCAGCGCAACGCCATCACCAAGCTGTCCCGGCTGAGCTGA